The following nucleotide sequence is from Gordonia jinghuaiqii.
CTGCCCCGCTCCGATCGCGGCAACGGTCGCCAGTGCCGCCGCACCGGCTGCCACGCGGTGCTGCCGCTTCTGCTTCCTGCCGTCACGCCGCGCGACCTTCTCCGATCGCTGAATACCGTTGCGCCCCACCCTGGTCATCCGTCCCACTCTCTTCTCCCCAACCCATCGAGCTGAGTAAGTTAAGCATCGCGGATCGAGGATCGGTAGCCGATCGAATGAATCGGCGCGAAACGGACTTTCTGGACGAACGTCCAGCTCCTGCGCCGCCAGAGGTCCTACGGCGCAGGGGAACTCGCCGGGCGACTACCAACGGTCGCGGTCGAGTTCCGTCCCCGCTTCGGCAGCATCTGCGGCACAGCCGAATCCGACGATCCAGCGGGACGGCCCGGTCGCCCCCGCGGCCACCTCGACCTTGCCGAGCATCATCGGCTCGGGCAACGCGGCGAGGAACTCGCCGAGAGCGGCCGGCGACATCGTCCAGACCTCGCCCCGGATCGTGCGTCCGGCTGCCGGGTCGCGGATCAGCCCCGGCTTGGGCGGCGTCGTGTCGAGCGCGACGAGCCGGTACGACGCCGTGGTCGTGATCTCGCCGGCCCACCGCGCGCCGCGCTCACTGAGCTCATGGGTCAGCGGGCCACCGCGCATGTGCGCACCGAAGACCGCGAGTTCGACGGCGTCGGCCGGTTCGGCCCACGACGCGGTCGTGTCCGGGTCACCGAGGTAGCGGCGCGCCACGTCGACGAGCACGCCATCGGCGTGACCGAGGCCGAGAAAGCTGATACCGAATTGCGCTTGACTGCCGTCATTTTCGTCAACCGTGCCGCTCGGGACGGCGATTCCGGACAGATCGAACAGATTGCAGAAATTGGTGTAGATCCCCATCCGCGAGTTCACGCCGAGCGGGTCGGCCTCGACCTCGGCGATCGTCGGATGCATCGGTGCGGTCGGAACCATCAGTGCGGTTGCGTCACCCCACTGGGCCATCGCCTCCGCGCGCAGCTCGGTCATGCGGCGACGCGCGCGGAGTAGGTCGACCGCCGAGAAACGTCCTGCCGCCGTGATGATCCCGGCGACGGTCGGATCGACACCGGCGGCGTGGGGGTCGGCCACGGAAGCGAGGTAATCGCCGACCGCGTCGTGGCGTTCGGCGACGAGGGCGTCGTCGTAGAGCAACCTGGCCGCGGCGAGGAACGGTGAGAGATCGATGGTCTTGATGATCAGTCCCGCGGCTTCGGCACGCAGGATCGCCTCGGCGAACGCCGCGCGCCATCGCTCGTCGAGTCCGGGTAGTTCGGCCGGGACCGCGACAACCGGCCGTTCGGGGGCGGCGTAGGGCGTCGACGCCCCGAACGGGCGTGGCCCCTCGGCGGCGGCCATCGCGGCCATCGCGCGATTGGCCAACGAGAGCTCGGCGGCGAAGATGGTCACCGCGTCGTAGCTGGCGCAGGCGGGCACGACACCGTCGGTGGAGATCACCCCCACGGTCGGCTTGATGCCGACGATCCCCTGCAGCGCCGCGGGCACACGACCGGAGCCCGCGGTGTCGGTGCCGATCGCGATGTCGGCGAAACCGAGTGCCACGGCGACCGCCGACCCGGAACTCGAGCCGCCGGAGATCCGATCGGGGCGGAGCGAGTTCCGCACCGCGCCATACGGACTGCGGGTGCCGACCAGTCCGGTGGCGAACTGGTCGAGGTTGGTCTTGCCGATCACCACGGCGCCCGCCTCGGTCAGCGCCGCAACCACCGGCGCATCGGCCTCCGGGGTGAATGCGTAACCGGGACAGGCAGCTGTCGTCGGTATACCCGCGACATCGACGTTGTCCTTGACCGCGAGGATCACCCCGGCCAGCGGCCCGCCCGCGGCGACGGAGCGCTCGTACTCGGCTGCCACGTCGGCGTGCGGACGCAGTGCGATGAAGACCTCCGGCCGATCCGCCTCGGCGATCCGTGCGTACACGTCGTCGATCCTGCTCATGCCACCTGCTCCTCGATGTCGTCTGCCTTGCCGGCACTTGTGATGTTCTCGGTACCGGTCGCGCCACCGGCGAACTCGCCCTGCAGCGACCAACGTTCACGTTCTTCGGCGCGGGCGGCCTCCATGGTCGCACGCCGGGCGGCGATGTCGGCCGCATGGTCGTCCAGGAAGCGCTGGTGCTCGGAGAGGGAGAACACGCCGTCGACGATCCTGGTGCTGTCGCCGCGACCGGCGGCGACGTCCGCGCGCATGTCGACGAGCTCATCCGCGCTCACCGGATACCACTGGATACGGTCGAAAAACCGCAGGAGCCAAGGATGTTCGCGATCGAACCCGGGCGCGGGACGTGGATGCCGGTGATTC
It contains:
- the atzF gene encoding allophanate hydrolase produces the protein MSRIDDVYARIAEADRPEVFIALRPHADVAAEYERSVAAGGPLAGVILAVKDNVDVAGIPTTAACPGYAFTPEADAPVVAALTEAGAVVIGKTNLDQFATGLVGTRSPYGAVRNSLRPDRISGGSSSGSAVAVALGFADIAIGTDTAGSGRVPAALQGIVGIKPTVGVISTDGVVPACASYDAVTIFAAELSLANRAMAAMAAAEGPRPFGASTPYAAPERPVVAVPAELPGLDERWRAAFAEAILRAEAAGLIIKTIDLSPFLAAARLLYDDALVAERHDAVGDYLASVADPHAAGVDPTVAGIITAAGRFSAVDLLRARRRMTELRAEAMAQWGDATALMVPTAPMHPTIAEVEADPLGVNSRMGIYTNFCNLFDLSGIAVPSGTVDENDGSQAQFGISFLGLGHADGVLVDVARRYLGDPDTTASWAEPADAVELAVFGAHMRGGPLTHELSERGARWAGEITTTASYRLVALDTTPPKPGLIRDPAAGRTIRGEVWTMSPAALGEFLAALPEPMMLGKVEVAAGATGPSRWIVGFGCAADAAEAGTELDRDRW